In Spirosoma pollinicola, the genomic window GCTGGAATGACCTCGCCCGTTGGGGTGACCTCGGCCCGCAACTGGCAACGCGTGATGCGGCTTTCTCTACCTTTGTAAAAGGCAAAAGTGAGTTATTGCCCATTCCTCAACTGGATCGAGACTTGAACCCGAACCTGACACAAAACCCGAATTATTGATTTTTTAGTCACAGAGATGCACCAAGACACACGGAGATACACAGAGATTTAAATGATTTTTTCTCTGTGTATCTCCGTGTGTCTTGGTGCATCTCTGTGGCGAAAGTGGCAAAAAACCATCTCAACGATGAAGCATTACCTCTTTATACTCCTGGCGATTGTTATAGCCTGCAAATCGTCGGACAAACCAACCCCCGCCCCTACGCCCCCCGTCACGACGGTAGACACGGTTGGAAAATTTCAAAACCCATTGCTGACAGCCGCCCCCGACCCCTGGGTGACGTATAAAGATGGATTTTACTACGTGATGCACACTACGGGAAATAACCTGCGCATCTACAAAACATCAGCCATGAGCCGCCTGAATTCAGCTCGGCCTGTAACGGTCTGGACACCGCCCGCAACAGGGCCGAACTCCCGCGACATCTGGGCACCCGAACTCCACTTTGTTAACAGCAAGTGGTACATCTACTACGCAGCCGACAACAACGGGAACGATGCTACCCACCGCATGTTCGTCCTCGAAAACGAATCGGCCGACCCAACGCAGGGCACATGGGTCGACCGGGGCCAGCTTGGCCTACCCGAAAACAAATGGGCCATTGACGGCACATTACTTCAGCAGAATGGACAGTTGTATTTTGCCTGGTCGGGATGGGAAACGGATCTGGGCGGGTCGCAGTACATCTACATTTGTCAACTAACAAACCCCTATACAGTTAGCAGCACAACCCGTGTTAAGGTATCCTCGCCCGATTATGCCTGGGAGAAAAACGGCTTTGGGGTTAATGAAGGCCCGGAGTTTCTGGTGCATAACAACAAAGTCTTTCTGATCTATTCGGCCAGTTTCTGCGGCACCGACTTGTATGCGCTAGGTCAACTCACTACCGATGCCAGCGCGGATCTGCTTAACCCGGCATCCTGGACGAAATCAGCCACGCCCGTTTTTGGCCCTAATGCCGGAAACGGTACATTTGGCATTGGGCACAACAGCTTTTTCACCACCCCCGACGGTAAAGAAAACTGGCTCGTCTACCACGCCAATGCCGCGTCGGGACAGGGTTGTGGCGATAATCGCTCCATCCGCATGCAGCCTTTTACGTGGAAAGCCGACGGCTCTCCCGATTTTGGGATTCCAGCACCAATAACGCAGTGGATTAAGCGGCCAAGTGGCGAGTAAACCGGAACGACTACCCCACCCCAACCCCTGCCCCTTGAAAAAAGGGGAGGGGCTAAAAAAAGAGCAACCCATTACCGAGCCCCTCCCCTTTTTTCAAGGGGCAGGGGTTGGGGTGGGGTAGCAGCGACCGTGGGGCGAAATGCCGAAAAATTTACAATGATCGACGTTAGGCTACACGTTCCGCCACATGAACGGCAACTTCAGCCGTATATCTCCGCTGGAAATAAATGAACGACCCGATCACCAGCACGCCATATACCACCGACAAAATATAGGCGCCATCCATGAAGAACTCCCGGTAGCTGATGTTTGCATGGCCAAAATTCTTGTACAGCAACACCCCAACGCTACCCAGATAGCCATACCAGTCAGCCAGCGTGACCATGAACCCAACGGTGCTTACGTATTGGAAAGAGGCAATCAGCCGCTCGAAATAGAGTCCATTGCAGGGTACATAGGCCATATATAGACCCAGACCTGTCAATAGAAACCAGTTGCCTGCGGATAGTGCGCCTGTCGAGTACGCATAGGTGCTCAGACCGACCAGCGCCCCACCCGCCAGCATGAGCCCGTTGAGTAAGGCAAACGCCCGAAAGTTCTGGGTGACCCGCTGAAGCAACGCCATCACAACCAGAATACCAAGCGCAACCAGCGTTTCGGTTTTGGCGAAAATCCCGGGGTTTTCAACGCCCGCATCTTTCAGGATTTCGGGGCCGAAGTTATCGCGAAAATCCCGGAAGGCAGATAGAAATACGTACGATGCAATGAGCAGAACAAGACCCGGTCGGAAGTTGCGCACAAACGCCCGACGTTCAGCACCATCCATAGGTTTGCGCTCGGTACGCAGGGCGCGGTCTTCAGCGGTGGGGGGCGGCAAAAGCGTTAAGGCATACACCGAAATTAACATTGGTACGACAAACAGCATACCTGTCACAAACGGAAGCCAGAATTCCGATACGCCCCAATCGGCCCGAATGGTCAGCGCTACCGTTTTCACAAAACCCGAGGCAAAAATAAAGGAAGCGGTCAGGCCAGCGACCAGCCCATCGGTTTGCTTACGTCCTTCCAAAAAGCCAATCATCGTGCCGTAGACCATGCCCAATGGCAGGCCATTCAGAAACAGAAAGATAATATTATAAGGTGCCGGAACCAGCGCAAAACCAAGCAGTGCCAGCAGGGCAAAGCCAACAAAAAACAGCAAACTTACGGCCCGTCGTCCCGGCGACATTTCCGAAACAACTTTCACGCCAATCCCTTTCGACACGGCATAGCCGAACACCTGAGCCGTCACGAGCCATATTTTGTAGCTAATCCCGGCGAACGCCATCCCCTCGAAGGTTACCGCCGTGATACCTTTGCGAAAGGCATACATGCAGGCGTAGGTGCAAAAGGCGGCTGTGGCCCCAAAGAGCATGAACGCCGTTGGATTACGTAGAAAAGCGGGAGATTTCACGAATAGCTTGCGTTTAGGTTGCTGATGAAGGAATTTTTGCTGGTATCACATAGGATTCACAAGAACGCAAGATAAAACAAAATCGGCCTTGCTGGCCAAAAGAATGACTGGCCAGCAAGTAGTGCCGACCGTCCCGGTCGGGTGTATATGACGTTACTGGTGTCACACCCGACCGGGACGGTCGGCACTACAATTAATACTCGCCATTCTGCTGGCGGTAATGTTCGGCACGTTGGTCGGCGCGGTCGTCCATTTCGGGGCCTTTCTGAATTTTCCGCCAGTCGAAGACTTTTTTGTAGGGTTTCATAGCCGCTTTCGGATCAAATACCCGAACATCGGGAAGTACCGCATTGTAGGGTTTGAAATCGGGTTTATCAGTAAAGAAATCCTGTAAAAGAGAGGCCGTCTGGTCGTACTGGTTGACGTACGGAACACCGAGGATGTTGTACATCGTTTTCAGGATAGAACCGAAGTTGGCGTGGGTATGCGACACATAACCACGCTTGACATACGGCCCGGCCATCAGCAATACCGATCGGTGCGCATCGATGTGGTCGACGCCCCCCTGCGGGTCATCTTCGGTAATAATGACGAGCATGTCTTTCCAGTATTTGGTACGCGACAGAAAATGCAGTACCCGGCCAACCGCCAGATCGTTATCGGCCATGTACGAGTGCAGATACGGATAAGCGAAATCCGGACGAGGACCAGCACCGTGGTCGTTGGGAATCTGCATCGTCACAAATTGCGGCATTTTCTCTTTTCCCTTTATCCATTTGGCGGTAAATTCCCGCTCAAACTGCTCCATCCGGTACTGGTCGGGCACATTGGTATTGTAACCCGCGAAGTCGCGGGAGGTGTGCGGATACACAGCTTTCGGCATGGGAAATACCACCGATTGGGCCGCCCCAAACTGAGTCGTTGTCCACTCTTCTACATTCCCGGCAAACTCATTGACCTGCCCGAAATTGTAGAGCGAAACCTTGTTCCGCTCGAAGGCTTCCCAGAGCCCGCCAAATTCATTATAATCTTCGGGGTCAATGGCGCCCGACGCCTTGGGAAACCGACGCCCCGGTGCTTTTGAATCCATATCGAAGCGGCCCGCCGAGGCTGCATTGGCCTCAACCCACTCATTGGGAATCGTGCCCAGCATCCAGTGGTGACCGTGAATACTAGCGTCAGAATCGCAGTAGAAATTATCGGAAAAAGCGAACTGCCGGGCCACCCGTAAGTGGTTGGGCATAACGTCGGCATTAATAACGCGCACGCTATCTATCGCCTTATCCGTTGTTCGGCCACTGGTCCCACGACTGGTCGAAATCCGGGTTTTAATGGTCACTCCCTCGCCAAACCGCGCTAGTGTCGAATCGCCATTGGCATTCCCGAGTTGACCCAGTACTTCATCGTAGGTCCGGTTTTCTTTGGTAATGTAGACAATGTGTTTTATGGGTGATTGGCGGGTTTTGGGCAATACCGGCAGTGGGTTCCGACCATCGTCGGTGAGGATAACGGTTTCGTAGGTGTTCGCCAAAACCTGCTTTGTGTAGGTTGCCAACTGAGCCGCATCCGGGACGGGAACAGCCTGAAACGTGCCAAGCTGAATATCTCCGATATACGTTCCCTGCGGTGGTTTTACGAACGTAGCTCCCCCGTTTGGTCCCGCCCCGTGTCCCCGCGCTGATACAACGTAAACGGTCTTTTCATCGGGCGACAATGCCACACGAGTCGGCCCCCAGCCTGTTGGAATGAGTCCGGTAACTTTACGTGTTTGAACATTTACAACAGCCACCGCATTGAGCGCCAGCAAGGCAACATACAGCGTTTTCTGATCTTTGGTAAGCGCCATTCCAAAAGGCATCAGGCCCCGGTAGCGGTCCAGTTTCGGGTCAACTTTGAGCGAAATAGTGCCCACCAGTCGTTTGGCCGACCGGCTGGCGGGTTTATAATCCAGAATGGAAATGTTGTCGTTTGTGGCATTCGACACATAAGCGTACCGGCTTCCCACAACTACCGAGTTGGGCGATGAACCACCCACCACTTCGGCTTCTTCGATCATTTCGCCGATTTGCACCCCCGTCTTGGCCTTGTAAACAACTTTGTTTGTCCCTAAATCCACCGTCCAGACGCTCATGGCTTCGTCGGCCAACGGGCTGCCCAGTCCCGGAATCCGTCGCCCTTCCACCTCAACCCCTTCGGCAGACTCTTTGGTATGCGCGGCATAAGGTGGAAATTTTAGTGCCATTGTATCGCCGTTGGTTTTGGTTACGCCCGGCACCTTAGGGTAGGCATACAAACCGACATTGGCCACAAAAGCCAGTTTGCGGTCGGGGCTGATGGCGAGGCCGAAAGGCTGACGGCCGGTAGGAATCGAAGCCGTGATGCGCTTTGTCGCCAGGTCGATGCGTACCATCCGAAAATTGGCTCGATCGAGCGCAAGGAGTTCGTTGCCGTTCAGCAATAAGTCCGACGTAAAGCTGTCGGTGTAGCCATTGCCATCGAGGTTAATGCTGTCGATGGTTCGAAGTTTTCCCGTATCGAAAATAAGTACCCGTCCTTTGTCGCCATTGCTCAGGTAAGCGGTGTGATTATCAGTGGCGAATGCCACACCCAGAAACGAACCGGCTTTCAACGCAGGCGGAATTTCACCGGCATAATCAGGAATGCGGGTAGCCTTTAAGTCAGCTAAATTAAAGACCGTTAGTATGCCATCGTGCAGGGCAACTGCTCGTTGTCCATTGGGCGAGATCGCCAGTCCAAAGGGGTCATTGGCAATCCGAATCGTTTGACCTGCCGGTGTTACGTATCGGCCACTTGGCAGCACAGACTTTCCGTTAACGTCTATTTTGCAAAACTCAGTCCTTCCCGGCACCTGTACCGTTGTGTATGTTTTTGCCTTGGCGAGTACCGCAGGGGTTCGGACGGATTGAGCCGAGACATAAACAGATACCAGAAGAAGTGTAAAAACGGAAAGGTACTTCATATCAAGATTGATGAACAAAATGAAAGGTGATTGGCGATTTTGTACAACGGAGTACCACTCCGTTGTACAAAATCGTAGCCACACGGGGCCGTACAGCACACAACCCTAATCAACCCGATTGGCAGTGCGTTCGACGATGGACATGTAATAATTTATATCCGGCGTTGGCAAGCCGGGGATTTTTGCCTGTTCATCCCAGGTCCGCATTAACAAAATACCCTTGAAATAGGGATTCGTTTCAAATGATAATGCCTCTGCCGCTGTCATCGGCCCACCCTGAAATTCCAGCGTTTTTAAGCTCGCTTCCGACAATCGGGCGAAATAAGCAGGGTTCTTAAAGACCAGATACCGCTTGGCATTCACGTGATTTTCAATCAATTGTGCTACCTTCTCCGAGAACCCCCGCTCCCGTAGGTAATCGGCCGCCAGGCGTTCGTGGTCGACGGTACCGTAGCCATCCATATAGCCCATTGTGGAGCCGCCAACTACCATATCGGGCGGCATCAGGTGGCCAATGTCATGCAGGAAAGCGGCCACGATGGTGTCGTCATCGGCACCCGCTTCTTCGGCTAGTTGGGCGCATTGGAGGGCGTGTTCGAGTTGTGTAATCGGCTCACCGAAATAGGCGTCGTCACCGCCCTGAGCAAAGAGATTGGCAATAGCTTGCATCTGTAGTACCGGGCGTCCCGCCCGGGAGGATATTTGGTAGTGAAAGAATGATCCACTTCTGTCGCCAGTAAGTGCCAGGCAAACAGGCTTAACGGCCGGACGGGACGTCCGGCACTACATGTAGGATAAATACGTTCGTTCCAGACTTCCGTCGTCGTACAAGTCGATGAGGGCATACCCGGCTTTCGTTTGCTGGTAAACATCACTCTTCCACCAGTTACCGCTAACGGCTCCATTGCAAAGGTAGGTAACGCCGTTATAATCAACCCGGTCGAGCAAATGCATGTGACCGCTCAGCGCTGCTTTTACGTTAGGGTACTGATAGAACAACTTCAGTAGGTCGGGGGTGTTGGCAAGTACCAGGCCAGCCGATATGTTCCACATACCTTCTTTTACGTTCGTCTCACTGAAAAAACCCGTCGGGCTGAAGATCGGTATGTGCGACAGAACCAGAATGGGTGTTTTCGGATTGGTTTTGGCCAGATCAGCTTTCAGCCAATCCATTTGCCCGGTATCAATGTAACCCGTATACCACTTGCCATCGGGTTTGGGCTGCACACTATCGAGGATGATAAAGTGCCAGCCATTTTTATCGAAGCTCCGGTAACGGCCACTTATCTGCATCTGGTCAATGGCCCATTTTTTCCCATACTGCAAATCGCTCTTGGCGTTTTCGAATCCCCAGATGTCGTGGTTACCAATGCAATACTCGATGGGCAGAGAATTGTCGGCTTTAACGAGTTTATTCCAGGCGTCCCATTGCTGCTGTACTTTCTGGCGGTCTGCTGCCAGCGCGTCCATGATCACATCCCCACCATGCAGGATAAACGATGGTTTGTCGGCCTGATTCTGCGCATGATGAAAGCATTTGGCGATACTATCGATGGGCTTGACTTCGGGTGTAATGTGTGTATCGCCGAGGT contains:
- a CDS encoding glycoside hydrolase family 43 protein — its product is MKHYLFILLAIVIACKSSDKPTPAPTPPVTTVDTVGKFQNPLLTAAPDPWVTYKDGFYYVMHTTGNNLRIYKTSAMSRLNSARPVTVWTPPATGPNSRDIWAPELHFVNSKWYIYYAADNNGNDATHRMFVLENESADPTQGTWVDRGQLGLPENKWAIDGTLLQQNGQLYFAWSGWETDLGGSQYIYICQLTNPYTVSSTTRVKVSSPDYAWEKNGFGVNEGPEFLVHNNKVFLIYSASFCGTDLYALGQLTTDASADLLNPASWTKSATPVFGPNAGNGTFGIGHNSFFTTPDGKENWLVYHANAASGQGCGDNRSIRMQPFTWKADGSPDFGIPAPITQWIKRPSGE
- a CDS encoding DUF5690 family protein; this translates as MKSPAFLRNPTAFMLFGATAAFCTYACMYAFRKGITAVTFEGMAFAGISYKIWLVTAQVFGYAVSKGIGVKVVSEMSPGRRAVSLLFFVGFALLALLGFALVPAPYNIIFLFLNGLPLGMVYGTMIGFLEGRKQTDGLVAGLTASFIFASGFVKTVALTIRADWGVSEFWLPFVTGMLFVVPMLISVYALTLLPPPTAEDRALRTERKPMDGAERRAFVRNFRPGLVLLIASYVFLSAFRDFRDNFGPEILKDAGVENPGIFAKTETLVALGILVVMALLQRVTQNFRAFALLNGLMLAGGALVGLSTYAYSTGALSAGNWFLLTGLGLYMAYVPCNGLYFERLIASFQYVSTVGFMVTLADWYGYLGSVGVLLYKNFGHANISYREFFMDGAYILSVVYGVLVIGSFIYFQRRYTAEVAVHVAERVA
- a CDS encoding bifunctional YncE family protein/alkaline phosphatase family protein, translated to MKYLSVFTLLLVSVYVSAQSVRTPAVLAKAKTYTTVQVPGRTEFCKIDVNGKSVLPSGRYVTPAGQTIRIANDPFGLAISPNGQRAVALHDGILTVFNLADLKATRIPDYAGEIPPALKAGSFLGVAFATDNHTAYLSNGDKGRVLIFDTGKLRTIDSINLDGNGYTDSFTSDLLLNGNELLALDRANFRMVRIDLATKRITASIPTGRQPFGLAISPDRKLAFVANVGLYAYPKVPGVTKTNGDTMALKFPPYAAHTKESAEGVEVEGRRIPGLGSPLADEAMSVWTVDLGTNKVVYKAKTGVQIGEMIEEAEVVGGSSPNSVVVGSRYAYVSNATNDNISILDYKPASRSAKRLVGTISLKVDPKLDRYRGLMPFGMALTKDQKTLYVALLALNAVAVVNVQTRKVTGLIPTGWGPTRVALSPDEKTVYVVSARGHGAGPNGGATFVKPPQGTYIGDIQLGTFQAVPVPDAAQLATYTKQVLANTYETVILTDDGRNPLPVLPKTRQSPIKHIVYITKENRTYDEVLGQLGNANGDSTLARFGEGVTIKTRISTSRGTSGRTTDKAIDSVRVINADVMPNHLRVARQFAFSDNFYCDSDASIHGHHWMLGTIPNEWVEANAASAGRFDMDSKAPGRRFPKASGAIDPEDYNEFGGLWEAFERNKVSLYNFGQVNEFAGNVEEWTTTQFGAAQSVVFPMPKAVYPHTSRDFAGYNTNVPDQYRMEQFEREFTAKWIKGKEKMPQFVTMQIPNDHGAGPRPDFAYPYLHSYMADNDLAVGRVLHFLSRTKYWKDMLVIITEDDPQGGVDHIDAHRSVLLMAGPYVKRGYVSHTHANFGSILKTMYNILGVPYVNQYDQTASLLQDFFTDKPDFKPYNAVLPDVRVFDPKAAMKPYKKVFDWRKIQKGPEMDDRADQRAEHYRQQNGEY
- a CDS encoding HD domain-containing protein; protein product: MQAIANLFAQGGDDAYFGEPITQLEHALQCAQLAEEAGADDDTIVAAFLHDIGHLMPPDMVVGGSTMGYMDGYGTVDHERLAADYLRERGFSEKVAQLIENHVNAKRYLVFKNPAYFARLSEASLKTLEFQGGPMTAAEALSFETNPYFKGILLMRTWDEQAKIPGLPTPDINYYMSIVERTANRVD
- a CDS encoding metallophosphoesterase family protein, whose product is MNRRTLLKSAALLPAIATETAIAPNLARKRSVRFAYLGDTHITPEVKPIDSIAKCFHHAQNQADKPSFILHGGDVIMDALAADRQKVQQQWDAWNKLVKADNSLPIEYCIGNHDIWGFENAKSDLQYGKKWAIDQMQISGRYRSFDKNGWHFIILDSVQPKPDGKWYTGYIDTGQMDWLKADLAKTNPKTPILVLSHIPIFSPTGFFSETNVKEGMWNISAGLVLANTPDLLKLFYQYPNVKAALSGHMHLLDRVDYNGVTYLCNGAVSGNWWKSDVYQQTKAGYALIDLYDDGSLERTYLSYM